Below is a window of Candidatus Deferrimicrobium sp. DNA.
TGGACAGAAACGAAGATGACGTGATAAGAACCCGGTAAGAAGATCCCCCGGGATCGCTCCTCTCATCCGGTCACGCAGGCCGGGGTACAGGGGGGTGAATGATTCTGAAAATGGGGGGGTGAATCAATCTGAAAACCGGCATCGCTTCGGGTTTTTTTGAAACGTTGTTTCTGTTTGTATATAATGCTTCATGCCGTCTTTCCATATCGTTTTCCGGCTTCGCAATTCATGTATCTTACTCATGGTTTTTTCCCTACTTGTATCTTATTGGACAAGGAGGCCTTCATGAAACGAGCCGTTCTGATCACCCTTGCTCTGGCACTGATCGCCCTCTCCGCCCAAGCGCAGGAGAAAACGCGGCTGTCCATCGTCACCGGCGGAACGGGCGGCGTGTACTACCCCCTGGGCGGGGCCATCGCGAACGTGCTCTCCAAATATTTGCCGGGGGTCGTGGCCACCGCCGAGGTGACGAGTGCCTCGATCGACAACCTGAAGCTCATCGGCGCCGGCAAGGCGGACATTGCCTTCACCATGGCGGACAGCGCCTGGGAGGGCTTCAACGGCACGGGAAAATTCAAGGGGAAGATACCCCTGCGTGCCCTCGCGGTCCTCTACGACAACAAGACCCAGGTCGTGACCGTCCTGGGCAGGGGGATCGAGAAGATGAGCGACCTGAAGGGGAAGAGGATCTCCACGGGCGCGCCCGGAAGCGGCACGGAGCTCATCGCGCTTCGGCTCCTCGAAGCCTACGGGATCGATCCCGAGAAGGACGTCAAACGCGTGAAGCTCAGCGTGGCGGAATCGGTGGGCGCGATCAAGGACAACAAGATCGACGCCTTCATCTGGTCGGGTGGCCTTCCCACGGCCGCGGTGATCGACCTGGCCGCCACTCCGGGCATGAAGATAAAGCTCCTGGACCATTCCGACGCCATCCCCGCCATGGTGAAAAAATACGGGCCTCTGTACGTCAGGGACACGATTCCCGCGAAGACGTATCCCGGCCAGGAGAAGGACGTGAGCATCCTTTCGGTCTGGAACATCCTGGCGGTCAACGAGAAGATGGACGATAAGCTGGCCTACGCGATCACGAAGACGATCTTCGAGAAGAAGCCGGAGCTCGCGGCCGTGCACAAGGAAGCCCGGCACCTCGCGCTGGAGAACCAGCTCAAAGGGGGATCGCCCATCCCGTTCCATCCCGGCGCCTTAATGTATTTCGCGGAGATGGGCGTGAAGAGGTCCTGATCCGGCGTGAGCATGGCGTGGCGGCTGCCCCTCCTGCTCCTTGCCGCCGCGGGGGCGGTTTTCCTCTTCCGGCCGGCGACCGTGCTCGAATTCGAGAACGCCGGGCAAGGGATCGTCGCCCGGTACCCCGTAAATACGGGGGATGCGTTCTCCATCACGTACCAGCACTCCATCTACCGCCAGCCGGTGGTTGAGGAGTTCTCGGTGGGCCCGGGCGGGGAACTGGTCCTGACCGGCGTCCGCAGCGAAAGCGGGGCGGTCCTGGAGTACTTCGGATTCAGCGACTCCCGGCCGTTCCACGCCATGAACCGGCCGATGCGGACGATCGTGTTCCGGGTGGCCATGGAAGGAGCACAGACATTGACCCTTGGCGGCCGGCGGATCTCGTTCCTCGGACTGGGCGATCCCGGCGACCGGATCACGCTCCGGCTGGCGGACGTTTCCCTGGCGACCCGGGGGGTCGGGTGGGCTGCAAGACAGATGCGGCGGATGTAACCCTTCGCATGACCTGGAGAAGGCGGTGACCGACAGGCGCGTTGAGGAAACCGGGCGGGAAATCCCCGGGCTGGAAGTGGGGGTCAGCGAGGAGGCCCTCAAGGAAGCCGAGAAATTCGTGGAGGCCGAAGAGGGGGCGGCCAGCCACTTCAAGGGGAAGGTCCAGGTTTTTCTCATCGCGGTGGGCGTGCTCATGTCGCTCTTCCACTTGTACGCGGCCTACGGGATCGTCCAGGCACAGGTCCTGCGGGCCATCCATGTGGGCTTCGTCCTCTTTCTCACGTTTTTCCTCTTCCCGATCGCTCCCAGATTCCGCGACCGGATCATGGCGTTCGACGTGGTCCTGGCGCTTCTGTCTGTAGCCGCCATCGCCTATATGCTGGTCGACTTCGACGACTTCATCTACCGTGCCGTCACTCCCACCCGCTGGGACCTTTTCTTCGGCACCGCGCTGATCCTGCTCATCCTGGAGGCGCTTCGCAGGACTTCCGGGTGGATCATGCTGGGAGTGGTGGTGCTCTTCCTGGCGTACGCCATGGTGGGGGCCTACCTTCCGGAGCCCTGGACACACCGTGGGTACGACCTGGAGCGCCTGGTCGGCCAGATGTACATGACGCTGGAGGGGATCTTCGGGACGCCCATCGACGTCTCGGCCACCTTCATCATCCTCTTCACGATCTACGGGGCCATTCTCCAGTTTTCGAACGCGGGGAAGTTTTTCATCGATTTCTCGTTCACGGCGCTCGGCGGGTCGCGCGCGGGCGCAGGGCGGACGGTCGTCCTCTCCTCCTTTCTTCTCGGGGGGCCCTCGGGAAGCGGCGTCGCCACGACGGTGACCCTGGGCGCGGTCGCTTACCCTCTGCTTGCCCGCGCGGGGTACGGGAAAGACGCCGCCGGGGGCCTCCTCGCGGCGGGGGGGCTGGGCGCCATCCTCTCCCCGCCGGTCCTGGGCGCCGCGGCCTTCCTGATCGCGGAGTTCCTCAAGATCTCCTACCTCGACGTGATTCTGATGGCGACCATCCCCACGCTCCTTTACTACCTCTCCCTCTTCGTGATGGTGGAAATCGATTCCCGGAAGCTCGGAATCCAGAGCGTTGTGATCCCGGACGCCTCGGGACTGTGGGCGCTGACACGCCGATACGGGTTCCACTTCACGTCCCTTGTGGCCATCGTGGGGTTCATGCTGGCGGGCTATACCGCCATCGCGGCCGTGTTCTGGGCCACGATCATCGCCTTCGCCTTAAGCTTCCTGCGGAAGGAGTGCGCCCTCTACCCCGGCAAACTGTTAGGGGCGCTGAACGCGGGCTCGGTCGGCGTTCTCGCGGTTGCCGTGACCTGCGCCGCGGCCGGCCTGATCGTCGGCGTCGTCACATTGACGGGCCTCGGGCTCAAATTCAGCGCCATCATCATCAAGCACGCGGGCAACAGCGTCCTCCTGACGGCGGTCTACAGCGGGCTGATCGTGTGGATCATAGGCCTTGCCGTGCCCGTCACCGCGTCCTACATCATCTGCGCGGTGATCGTCGCCCCGGCGCTCACGCACCTGGGAGTGCCCGACTTCGCCGCCCACATGTTCATCTTCTACTACGCCGTGCTCTCCGAGGTCTCGCCCCCCACCGCCCTGTCCCCCTTCGCGGCGGCGGCCATCACGGGGGGAAACCCGTACAGGACGACGCTCCAGTCCTGGAAGTACACGCTGCCCGCGTTCATCTTCCCCTTCACGTTCGTGGTGGACCCCGCGGGTGTTGGAATCCTCCTCAAGGGACCCTGGCCGGCCGTGGTCTGGACCAGCATCACGGCCGCCATCGGGATCGTGGCCCTTGCCGGCGGCGTGCAGGGGTGGCTGTTCAGGAAAACCTCCCTTGCGGAGCGCTTGCTCCTGATCGCCGCGGGGCTTCTCCTGGTCTATCCCAAGCCGATGTTCGACGCCGTCGGAATCGTACTGGTGGCCGTCGTGATCGTTATGCAGCGCGGTTTCCTGCCCTGGCTCCGGTTTCCCCGGTCGAGAGGATGATGCTCGCAGGTCCCAACCCCGCCCTGACCGCCACGGCGGGCATCGTCCTGCTCGTCGCGGGGGAGGTGGCCCATGGCTGAAGGCGCGATCGGACCGTTGTCCGGAGTCCGCGTCCTCGACCTTTCGCGGGTGCTCGCCGGCCCCTTCTGCACGATGGTCCTTGGGGACCTCGGGGCCGAGGTGATCAAGGTGGAGCGGCCGGACGGGGGGGACGACACCAGGGAATGGGGGCCGCCCTTCGCTGGCGGGGAGTCGGCGTACTACCTCTGCGCGAACCGGAACAAGAAGAGCATCGCCCTGGACCTCAAGTCCCCGGGGGGAGTGGAGGCGGCGCGGGGGCTCGCCGCGGCGAGCGACGTCCTCCTCGAGAACTTCCGCGTCGGGGCGATGGGGAAACTCGGGTTGGGGTACGAGGAGGTAAAGGCCCTCAATCCCGGGATCGTCTACTGCAGCATCACCGGGTACGGCCAGACCGGCCCGTACCGGGACCTCGCCGGATACGACTTCATTCTCCAGGCGATGAGCGGGCTGATGAGCATCACGGGGGAGCCGGACGGCGAGCCGATGAAGCTGGGCGTGGCCACCGTGGACCTGACCACGGGGTTGTATGCGGCGGTGGCGATCCTCGCCGCGCTGCGGCACCGGGACCGGACCGGGGAAGGGCAGTACATCGATCTTTCCCTGATGGACGCGGCGGTGTCGTGGCTGGCCAACGTGGGGAGCAGCCATCTCGTGTCGGGAGAGGTTCCCGGACGGTTCGGGAACGCGCACGCCAGCATCGTGCCATACCAGGTTTTCCGCGCCCGCGACCGGTACCTCGCGGTCGGGATCGGGAACGACGGCCAGTGGCGGAAGTTCTGCGAGATCGCCGGAGAGCCGGGCCTCTCTTCGGACGTGCGCTTCGCTTCCAACCCGGACCGCGTCAGAAACCGCCTGGAGCTGATCCCCCTGCTCGAGGGGGTCTTCCTCCGTCGCGACGCCGACTCGTGGATCGAAAGCCTCTGGAGGGAGGGGATCCCGGCGGGGCCCATCAATACCGTGGACCGGGTATTCTCCGATCCGCAGACGGTCGCGCGAGGGATGGTCGTGGAGATGGACCATCCCACCGCGGGAAAGGTGCGGCTGATCGGTTCCCCGTTGAAGCTCTCCGGCACCCCCGTGGAGTATCGTCTCGCTCCCCCCCTCCTCGGTGAGCACACCGCCGGAGTTCTGCGGCAGCTTCTGGAAGGCGGCGATCCGTAGGCTTCGCGGCGAACCGGCGCTTCAGCGGAAGATTTTCCCGACGTATCTCCGCAGGTCCCCCTCGACGTCCTGCTCGAACCCACCCCGGTAGACGATCGTCGATGCGATCTCGCTCGCCAGGATCGCCCACCGGTACTTGACGGGCAGACGAGCGATCCTCCGCCGGAACCGGGTGTTCCCGCGCAGGAGCCATGGCAGGTGCGACAGGAGCGCTCGGCGGAACGGGGCCGACTGCGCCACCGCGGGCCGCGAACGGAAGAAGTCGAACAGCCGGGCGTAGTGGGCGTTGATCTCCACGCTGATCGCGTCGGAGATTTCCGTGTAGGACAGCGCCGCTCCCGCTTCCCGCTTGCGCCGGAAGATGAGGAGGGCTTCGTCTTCCGCGCGTTTTTCGAGGATCGCCAGCACGTCCCGTACGTACTCCTCCTTGTGCGCGAGGAACTCCTTCTCGGTCATGAGCAGGTTGCCGATGATCTCATAGGAGGAGGAGATGACGCCGCACTTGTTCGCGGAAGCGTCCCGCAGGACCACCATGCCCCGTTTCTGTAGTTCCGTCCGGGCC
It encodes the following:
- a CDS encoding DUF1850 domain-containing protein, producing the protein MAWRLPLLLLAAAGAVFLFRPATVLEFENAGQGIVARYPVNTGDAFSITYQHSIYRQPVVEEFSVGPGGELVLTGVRSESGAVLEYFGFSDSRPFHAMNRPMRTIVFRVAMEGAQTLTLGGRRISFLGLGDPGDRITLRLADVSLATRGVGWAARQMRRM
- a CDS encoding TAXI family TRAP transporter solute-binding subunit; translation: MKRAVLITLALALIALSAQAQEKTRLSIVTGGTGGVYYPLGGAIANVLSKYLPGVVATAEVTSASIDNLKLIGAGKADIAFTMADSAWEGFNGTGKFKGKIPLRALAVLYDNKTQVVTVLGRGIEKMSDLKGKRISTGAPGSGTELIALRLLEAYGIDPEKDVKRVKLSVAESVGAIKDNKIDAFIWSGGLPTAAVIDLAATPGMKIKLLDHSDAIPAMVKKYGPLYVRDTIPAKTYPGQEKDVSILSVWNILAVNEKMDDKLAYAITKTIFEKKPELAAVHKEARHLALENQLKGGSPIPFHPGALMYFAEMGVKRS
- a CDS encoding CoA transferase; its protein translation is MAEGAIGPLSGVRVLDLSRVLAGPFCTMVLGDLGAEVIKVERPDGGDDTREWGPPFAGGESAYYLCANRNKKSIALDLKSPGGVEAARGLAAASDVLLENFRVGAMGKLGLGYEEVKALNPGIVYCSITGYGQTGPYRDLAGYDFILQAMSGLMSITGEPDGEPMKLGVATVDLTTGLYAAVAILAALRHRDRTGEGQYIDLSLMDAAVSWLANVGSSHLVSGEVPGRFGNAHASIVPYQVFRARDRYLAVGIGNDGQWRKFCEIAGEPGLSSDVRFASNPDRVRNRLELIPLLEGVFLRRDADSWIESLWREGIPAGPINTVDRVFSDPQTVARGMVVEMDHPTAGKVRLIGSPLKLSGTPVEYRLAPPLLGEHTAGVLRQLLEGGDP
- a CDS encoding TRAP transporter fused permease subunit, whose product is MTDRRVEETGREIPGLEVGVSEEALKEAEKFVEAEEGAASHFKGKVQVFLIAVGVLMSLFHLYAAYGIVQAQVLRAIHVGFVLFLTFFLFPIAPRFRDRIMAFDVVLALLSVAAIAYMLVDFDDFIYRAVTPTRWDLFFGTALILLILEALRRTSGWIMLGVVVLFLAYAMVGAYLPEPWTHRGYDLERLVGQMYMTLEGIFGTPIDVSATFIILFTIYGAILQFSNAGKFFIDFSFTALGGSRAGAGRTVVLSSFLLGGPSGSGVATTVTLGAVAYPLLARAGYGKDAAGGLLAAGGLGAILSPPVLGAAAFLIAEFLKISYLDVILMATIPTLLYYLSLFVMVEIDSRKLGIQSVVIPDASGLWALTRRYGFHFTSLVAIVGFMLAGYTAIAAVFWATIIAFALSFLRKECALYPGKLLGALNAGSVGVLAVAVTCAAAGLIVGVVTLTGLGLKFSAIIIKHAGNSVLLTAVYSGLIVWIIGLAVPVTASYIICAVIVAPALTHLGVPDFAAHMFIFYYAVLSEVSPPTALSPFAAAAITGGNPYRTTLQSWKYTLPAFIFPFTFVVDPAGVGILLKGPWPAVVWTSITAAIGIVALAGGVQGWLFRKTSLAERLLLIAAGLLLVYPKPMFDAVGIVLVAVVIVMQRGFLPWLRFPRSRG